A region from the Cannabis sativa cultivar Pink pepper isolate KNU-18-1 chromosome 9, ASM2916894v1, whole genome shotgun sequence genome encodes:
- the LOC115725253 gene encoding uncharacterized protein LOC115725253: MTSNWAESFNNTTKDARGFPITAAVAFLRSKVQKWFASRKEKADKWTKPLAPEMEEDLALHFEKGQFLNVDSCGPYTLQVHPGGTVLTGGVVDLQEQSCTCGLFQCMKFPCPHACAASQERSISVYTLCSPYYTTEYWRRTYEGTIMPVGDEDDWELPDDIKNMTVGVPVEKQPVGRPKKQKVGRIKNNRTACNGERIIKSRNCSKCGAKGHNRSTCTYRG, translated from the coding sequence ATGACGAGCAACTGGGCTGAGAGCTTCAACAACACaactaaggatgcaagaggCTTCCCGATCACTGCTGCTGTGGCATTCCTGAGGTCCAAAGTCCAAAAGTGGTTTGCTTCACGAAAAGAAAAAGCTGACAAGTGGACGAAACCcctagcaccagaaatggaggaggacttggcattgcattttgaaaaaggtCAGTTTTTGAACGTTGACTCATGCGGACCTTACACGTTGCAGGTTCACCCTGGAGGAACAGTTCTCACCGGTGGCGTAGTGGACTTGCAGGAACAGAGTTGCACTTGCGGCTTGTTCCAGTGCATGAAGTTTCCTTGTCCTCATGCATGTGCTGCATCTCAAGAGCGAAGTATTAGCGTGTACACACTATGCTCGCCATATTACACAACAGAATATTGGAGGAGGACATACGAAGGAACAATTATGCCagttggtgacgaggatgattgggaatTGCCTGATGACATAAAGAACATGACAGTTGGAGTGCCTGTTGAGAAGCAACCAGTAGGGCGACCCAAGAAGCAAAAGGTTGGAAGAATTAAGAACAACCGAACTGCTTGTAATGGTGAAAGGATTATCAAATCACGAAACTGTAGCAAGTGCGGTGCCAAGGGGCACAACAGAAGCACTTGCACCTACCGAGGTTGa